Within the Debaryomyces hansenii CBS767 chromosome E complete sequence genome, the region TGTACAAATGCATCAATATATGCCTCTATTTGCCCTTAGATAAGATAAAAAAGGGTATTTTGGTAAAGACACGATGGTTTAATTAGCATAAATGGCCTTACTTCTCATTACCATAAACAGCTATAAAATTCAAGCatagaagaaattagagGTATATGGAGCAATTAATGTACTTTAATGTAATATTTGCTACTTAAAATTCACAATCCATGAGTTTTGTGATATTGGTGAAATCTTTGTATTTTAAGAAAAACTTCACTTTTTTTAACATTGTAATTAATTATACGAAACCGtctattttgataaatgtTTCTGCAAAAGGAACAAAACACAAACGATAGAACCAATATGGaatacaagaaaaaaaaaagtcaTGATAAAACCATCATACGAACTTTAATTAGAAAATGCAGCGAGTGAAAATATGGTTGCAAATAAGTACAtcataattcatttttataaaaCAATCTAAAAACATTTAAAACAGAACTAAACCAAATTAAGCATCGCATGTAGCTACACCTAGCTCAGAATCACCTTGACCAAAGTATAAAAACCATTTGCCATGAAATTGGACAATTCCTTCAGTAAAAACAACTTGATCAACTTGACCCTCTACTTCGTTATCTGAGTCAGGAACCAAGAACGGTTTGTCCAATCTCGCCAATGGCCCAGATAAGTCATCATAATCGACCAACATCTGGGATATAGAATAAGTACCCTTGGGGTAATCTCCACTACCTTTAGTAGCTGAATTGTAGAACAACACATAATGATTCTTTGTGGAATGTTCATATTGTAACTTTATGGGTGCCGCACCAGGCTCAATCAATTTATCCTGCCAATTGAAAACTCCTTTggcaaaaatatttttttcataGGTCTTGGAGGTAAGTTTCCAACTTATCAAATCAGTTGATTCTGCTAAATGGAAGGCCGAATCCCCCCAAATCATATAGTATTTGCCATCATTATGTTTTTCTACAAATATCGCTCCTGACTTCAGCCATCCTGTTCGAATTATTTCCTTATTATCTGACGAGATGGCAATATCATGCCAATCTGAATCTGGATTAATAATTGGTGGGTACTTGGTCCAGTCAAATAAATTCTCCGAAGTAGCAATACACAACCTGGCATTCTTCGTATCGTATGCAGTGTAGGTCataataaacaatttaGAGACAGGATCTCTGACAATTCTAGGATCTTCGCACCCACCTTTTTCATAAGATTCAGTAGGCTTGATGATAGGTTTGTTCCACCTCACAAACTTATATCCGTCATTAGACCATGCAATGCCGACAGAAGAAACCTTATCTTGATTTTGTGCTCTATAAAGTAAAAATACTCTATCATCAATTACTATGGCAGTTGCGTTATACAAATATGAGTTCTCAAATTCGTTATCAGGATTAGGAGTTAAGATCGGGTTGTGCTCATATTTCACAAAATTTGGTCCGATTGGAAAGGAATTGGGTGGCTTATAATTGATATCACCATCTTTTGAGTCTCTGTCTATAACTGGgatcttcattattattgtatcTTACACTTGTATCTTATTTTCTTCCTAATGTTTCATATTTTCTGGGGCCTTAAATAGTTGCGTGCGACATTTTTGTGCCAGGCTATGTCGCAATGTCGTACTCCTTTTTCGTGTTGATAAGCATCATATATTGGGACTCTACTATGAGATTCACAATAGGATGACTAAATAGTAAATTGAGCGGTTTATACAGACATTGGCTAATACGGAATTGAACTATCGTTTACAATACAAATATAGAATATAGAAACAAGGTATATTATTGGATTTTGGATATTTGTAACACGTCTTAAAACTGAACgtttaaaaaaatattatggGCCAATTATTATCACATCCAATTGAGGATAAAACCATGGAACATAAGTCATATGATACAATCACATATTGTATAGGACTGATGCAAGGGTATCGGATGAGTATGGAGGATGCTCATAATGTCAAAGTGAATGAGGATGAATCACTCGCCGTATTTGGTGTGTTTGATGGCCATGGTGGGAAGACATGCGCCGAAGTCGTAAGTGACAAGCTACCAACAATGGTGTTTAGAGAGTTGAGCAGTTTGTTAAAAAACGGCAACGGAGATCTCGCGTCATATATGAAAGTACTAAAAGATTCGTTTTTTAGAATTGATCGAGATTTGACGAATGAAGACTCTTCTAATTGTGGGACCACTGCAATCATTGCATCAATTATAGCTAACGAGTATATCATTGTGTCTAATGCGGGGGATTCAAGATGTATAATGTCTTTGGAAGGCGGTGCACCAAAGACTTTATCATTTGACCACAAACCGTCTACGATGGGAGAAAGAGttagaattgaaaacaGTGGGGGATATGTCGTGAATGGTAGAGTGAACGAGATTTTAGCATTATCTAGAGCATTTGGTGACTTCAAGTTCAAATTGCCCTATATGGAATTGCTGAATAACCAAAACAAGTATATTGCTGCTAACAAGAAGTATTTCAAGCAtgaattgattcatttaCCTCCTGAATTGTTTCTGGTCAGCGTAGAGCCAGATGTGGTAGTCTACGACTTGAAGAGCTTAAAGCAACCAGAATTTGTTGTTTTAGCATGTGATGGAATTTGGGATTGCTATACTAATACTaagttaataaaaattataagGGACAAATTAAGCTTGGACTGGAAAATACATCATATAACagaatttattttgaacGATTGTGTTGGAATGGCTAATAATGTAACAGGGATAGGTTTTGACAATATGACCATTATCATTGTTGCGgtacataataataataatattgatgagTGGTATACTATGATGAAAGAACGGGTTTTAAAAGAGAAGGGACTTCTCTAGATATTCTGTGATTGGAAATTTAACCTTATTTTCTCATTAATATTCACTTATAATTCATCATGATCAAGTGCAAagtttaaatttttcttacATTTATTCATAATGGGATTAAATCGATCATTATTAATCCATTACAGGCATCGTCCAAATATAATAGCTTAAAGCTCCATTTCAATCgatcattaataattattttatattaatacataAGTTTACATTCTCTTAATTGTACGTATTATTGTAATTTGCAAATCCTGCATACAAAAATGGCAAGCAAAAACATTCGATAGGTTGATGTTAGATTTTAGATACTGCTAACACCTAAAGACATAATAATAGACCACATCATTGTTTACATTTATAAGTTTGACAACTTAACATCATAGCATTACTTTAGAacatattcatatatttttattttggGTCAAGAGAGGCTGATCTTAAgagaattcattattttgcaTTTAGACTTGGTAAATTTCAATGTCATTAACCGATATAGATGTTTACGAAGATCCCATATTAAAATTGGCACAGGATCCAGGtttaaataaagaaaaagagaaaacaaaagaattaataaatataatacatgGTTTTCCATTAACAGAACGGAAAGTATCCAAGCTATGCCAATTATCATTAACGATCCTACAAAGCTTAGAGAAGatagaattaaatttaaagaattggGCATTTCTTTCGTTAGATATTAACTCAGAAAACCATTTTAATAAGGATAGTGATGTTgatatcaagaatttcaataataatatatcgTTGAAAGTATTAAATAATTGCAATGAATTTAAcagaaaattaaatattatatccGTCGATCTCGACTATATCACCAAATCGCTGAGGACGCTAACTCCGTTAGAGTATATTCTGGATAGTGGAACACTATTGACGTCGTTAACATTAAGAAGCATCCGACTTAAGGATGAAATATCAGACAAGATAACAATTGCATACCTGAAAGCCaaattaataacaataGGAACTGATTTAGAAACAATGTTGgaagacgatgaagataattcaACGGCAGTAACATATAAGAACTTTGTTGTTAGTTTATTAaaacaattgaacaattcGATAGAAATGGAAGATATTTCTGCTAAATATGAATGCTTGGCAGTTATCAATGATATGGAACAAATGTTCAATGTTTATAAATTAGACAGAATACAACAAATGACTTTATATGAGAAATCTAAACAAAACGATGAGGAGCTCCTTCCAATAGATAAGGAATTAGTCAGTACTGTTTTAAATAAGTCGGGTCACACggaaaatgatatttcaGACtatgacgatgatgattatgattatgattatgattCTGACTTTGTTTCCTCATCAATGTATTCGTCATCAGCACCCTTGCATAATCCTCCACTTATTCGCTCAATTACTAAGTCTCAACAAATGAAACCTTCGCAATCACCTCCTAAGCAATCCTCGAATTTCGGAAGAAGAGATTCAGTATCATCGTTATCAACGTCtgcttttcttcaaaaaacTTCATTATCAGATGAGTTACCATATTTAATGTCTGCATTTGATCTGGCaaagaattttgaagagGACGTTAgtcatttcaaaaaaagAGACGAAAACGACATaccaaaaaagaaattaaagaaagaacataatatgaaaaattctcaAGCTATAGAGATCAATGGAGAACCATCTCGTGAAAAACAATTTCCTAGTCgtaaatcaaaattaccAAACGGTTCCTTGTATGCTGAAAGTACACTATTATCTAAACCTCCTTTATCAGATGCAAGCTCATATCTTTATGCCAATAATTCGTTGCTATCTAAATTAGGCATAAGACCCCAAGTTATAACTACTGAAATGCCATCTAAGGAATTATCTAACAATACAACCATAAACATAAAGCATAAAATAGATAAAGGACCTCAATTATATGTTGAAGATACAGAAAAAAATGGCAaggataaagaaaatagaaAAGTATTTAATCCTTTAACTATAGCAAACCTAGAAAGCCACAGTTTTTCAGACCTTCTTGCGGGCAATGCTGATGATTCTGTTGAATAATAGTTTCAGAGAGATCAAATACGGCATCTACAGTTCATGTAGTAAAGTGAACTTGGGAAGTAATATATAGACTATATAAACGTTTATCATTCGGTATTTTGGTCATATTTATTGTCTTGTAACTATCTAATTTCAGTAATCTTGTCTTGACTTGAGCATTTGCGCAATTCCTTGACAAAGCTTTCTCCCCAAAATCCAGACGTATACTTCGatatataatcaaataattttttgaagttAAGTTCCTTTTTCTCTTCTGGTAATGTCAAACTCTCTTTTATAGCATAACTTAATTCTTCTGTATTCCAAGGGTTAACAACGATCGCTCCATTCAATGATTGAGCGGCACCTGCAAACTCTGATAAGATAAGAACACCCTTATTTTCTTGCTGACAtgcaatatattcataacAAACAAGGTTCATGCCGTCTCTTGTAGAACTAACTAAGCAAACATCAGATATATGATATAAACTgattaattcatcaaatggGATGGATTTGTGCATGAAATGAATTGGTACAAATTCAACAGTACCGAATCTTCCATTAATTCTACCTACTAATTCATTGACAGTTGCCCTCAAACTTTGATACTCTTCAACGTCTCCACGGGAAGGAACGGCAACTTGAACTAATATCACTTTGCCTATCCATTCGGGATTCTCAGTAAggaaaatttcaaatgcaTGTAGCTTTTGGGGAACACCTTTGATGTAATCTAATCTATCTACTCCAACTATAATCTTAGTATCAGTAAACTTTTGTTTTAATTGCTTAATACGGTCTACCACTTTAGGCTTAGTTACCCCCTCGGTAAACTTATCAACATCTATACCAATTGGGAAAGCACCTATACCAATTGATCTACCTTGATACTCAATTCCATTTGGTAATATATTAacatttgaaacaattctCGATACTGAAGATAAGAAATGCCTAGCGTAGTCGTACGTATGGAATCCAATCAAATCACAACTTAATACACCAACCAATATCTCTTCTCTAACGGGTAAAATTCTATAAATCTCCGAGGATGGGAATGGAGtatgaagaaagaatcctattcttatattttttttcttattttctatttcttctcgTAACATCTGAGGCAATAACATTAAATGGTAATCATGCACCCAAATCATATCGTTATCATCAACTTGCTGTGCAATTGTGATAGCAAACTTCCTATTCGCTTCGATATATGCGGCCCAtgcattttcatcaaaattcaTTTCACCAGGATGGTAATGGAACAACGGCCATAATATACTGTTAGAAAAACCATTATAGTGTAAATCAGCAATTGAATCACTCAAAAATATGGCAGTACAGTTGAATTTCTCCATTAAATCCTTATTAACCTTACTTTGTTCATCTTCCGGAATTTCAAGTCCTGGCCACCCTAACCATTGAAATTCCGTTGATTTCTTTAACCCTTGCAATGCCGTAACCAATCCTCCAGATGACATTGAATAGTCATATGTCCCGTTAGGCGATCGCTTGATCGTAACTGGTAATCTGTTTGAAACTACTAACACTTTTCCTTTTATCATTTTACGTTTTCTATATAGACAgttgtataataattgaataatttgattcagTTATCTTTTAAAGGCTTATAAAATCGCAACTCTATATCATTGCTATTAATGGGCGGCAGGAAATCCATTTATTACTACATTGGGAAATCGAcgaataattcatttttcaacctATCTACAAACTTGACAGCTTTTAACAACTCTTAAACATCACCTATACAATCAAGCCTTTATATTATGTATACTCCATATGGAAATGCTGCTAACATGcagcaacagcagcaacagcagcaacaaAACTTACAGCATCCTCAACCTCAGCATCCATCATTTCAACAACCACAACAACATGCGCAGTATGGTAATATGGGCCAGCAACCCCAAACACAACAATCGGGACCATATGCTAACTTTTTCCAAGATCCAGCAACTTCAATGGCAGCCCAGTTAGCGAAAAATAGTATTGGATCgtcaaatcaatatttacaaCAAAATTTTGGATCAATTATATCTGGAACTGGTGATCTCAACTACTATTTTAGAGTCAGTAACTCATATGTTTTTAGGAAGATTTTGTTAATATTGTTTCCATACAGAAATAAGAACTGGACCAGGTTCACTGCCGAAAATACTGGGACTTCAGGCAACACTACAAGTGTTGCATTCGCTCCCCCAAGTCAGGACATAAATGCACCCGATTTATATATCCCACTAATGTCCTTCATAACATACATTTTGTTGTGGGCCGTGTTTCAAGGATTGAAGGGTGACTTTCATCCTCAATTGTTTGGGTATTTGGCGTCACAAACGTTAGCTTGTTCCTTCTTGGACATCTTGATATTTAAAGTCGGACTCTACTTGTTGAATTGTTCTACTCAAAGCTCATTATGGGATTTAATCAGTTTCAGTGGCTACAAGTATGTGACAATTATTACTTTGCTTTGTTGGAAACACTTAATCGGTGGTAGCTGGATGGTGTACTACGGAGTGGTTGTAGTCTTCACTACGAGTTTAGCATTGTTCTTAATGAGatcattgaaattcttgGTCTTACCTTCGGCAAACACTGCTGCTGGAAGTTCTGCAAGTAACAGTATATCCAGTAAGCAGAGGAAGAttagaattcaattcttatTTGTTTATGCTGTTGTATTCCAATTTCTCATAGTTCTTTTTATGAGTAGATAGTTTGAGTAGagatttcattaattacaatatagaaatattcTACATCCAAATTATGGTGAATATGTATAATCACCAACGTAAATAGctgattatatttattgtcaGTCCTGAGACTAGTGTAACTTTTACGCGTAGAGCATCTAAAAAAAATCTCTGACGCGTAGATGGCTTTATGATTCCTGCAAAAATTAGTATagagaaatcaaatatatttgaaaacaaCCTATTGCCTACTCTTTGATTGCAGAATATTCTGATCATTTGCTCCAAACTATTCGATCTTTAATTGCATTTATCTAATATAGAACAAATATCAAGGTGATTATCAAATGCCTTCAAAATATGGTAACGGGTCTGGAACAGGACGGTTTGTGAAGAACTCAACAATAAAGTCAGAGTTTAGGAATAATGGATATAACAGAGCAGAGGTAATTGATCCTCTGATTGCAAACAATCCCATGTTAAATGATTCTATACAAAAGCGAGAATTGGTTAACAGAATAGATCAGTTGGATTCTATTATGGGGTTTGACAGAATAGAACACGGTGAAATGGACGGTGCTAAACCTCGTAGAGGATGGCTAGTAAATATGCATGCTACAACAATACCTACTGATGAATATTTGGCCGGATACTCAGGAGTAGATTATTACTttttagatgaagaaggAGGATCATTCAAAGCAACAATACGATATGACCCATATTTTTACTTGGTAGTTATACCAGGACACGAGTCTGAGGTAGAAGAAATGCTTAGAAAGGTTTTAGAGCCTTGCAGTTTGAAAGGATTATTAAGAGTTGCCAAGGAGGATTTATCATTACCAAATCATTTAGTGGGTTTAAAGAAAACATTAGTCAAGTTGAGCTTTCACAATGTTGTGGATCTTTTGAGCGCCAGAAGATTGCTTAACCCCATCATTAAAGATAATAAGATGAAAAGAGATACCAGAGATATATACCAAGTGATGAATTTTAACAATGTAAATAATGCTAACGGCACGGAGATTCAaactaatttcaatgacAAAAGTACTGAACAGATTGCAGATCCTGCTACATTAATAGACGACATTAGAGAATATGATGTACCGTATCATGTTAGAGTGTCAATTGATGAGAAAATCAGAGTCGGAAAGTGGTATAACGTTTTTGTTAAACACTCAGAGGTTAgattagaagaagataaggAAAAGATAGCTTTTGCCGATCCAGTGATTTTGGCATTCGATATAGAAACAACGAAAGCTCCTCTTAAATTTCCAGATGCAAAAACAGATCAAATCATGATGATATCTTACATGATTGATGGTGAAGGTTTTCTTATTACTAACAGAGAAATTATAtctgaagatattgaagatttcgAGTATACACCAAAACCAGAATATCCTGGCTTGTTTACTATTTTCAATGAACCAGACGAGAAGATGGTCTTAGTAAGGTTTTTTGAACATATTAGGGATTCGAGACCTACGGTTATTGCTACTTTCAATGGTGATTTTTTTGATTGGCCTTTTGTGGAAAAAAGAACAACTTTTCATGACATGGATAtgtttgaagaaattggatttgcaaaagataatgaaggtGAGTATAAATCGAAATACTGTGTACATATGGATTGTTATAGATGGGTTAAGAGAGATTCTTATTTACCTCAAGGTTCACAAGGTTTGAAGGCTGTTACTACTGCAAAATTAGGTTACAACCCAACTGAATTAGATCCTGAACTCATGACTCCTTATGCATACGAGAAACCACAACTATTATCTGAGTATTCCGTTTCTGATGCAGTTGCAACATATTACTTGTATTATAAGTACGTCCATCCTTTTATTTTCTCTTTATGCACTATCATTCCATTAAACCCCGATGAAGTTTTAAGAAAAGGTACTGGTACCTTATGTGAAATGTTATTAATGGTTCAAGCGTATGAGAATGGGATAGTTTTACCTAACAAACATACTGAACCAATCGAAAGATTCTATGACGGTCATTTGTTAGAATCGGAGACTTACGTTGGTGGCCACGTAGAATCACTAGAGGCTGGTGTTTTCCGTAGTGATTTACCTAATGATTTTAAAGTTGATCCAACTGCAGTCGATGAAATATTAGGTGATTTACATAATGCCTTGAAGTTTTGTATTGAGGTtgaaaataacaaaaaagttgaagatgttgaaaaCTATGATGAAGtttataatcaaattaagGATAGTTTGGTTAATTTAAGGGAAACCCCTATTAGACATGAGAAtcctttaatttttcatgttGATGTTGCTTCAATGTATCCTAATATTATGACTTCAAATAGATTACAACCAGATTCGATGAaatcagaagaagattgtGCAGCTTGTGACTTCAATAGACCCGGTAAGAACTGTGATCGTAGATTGCCTTGGTCATGGAGAGGTGAATACTACCCTGCGGAAATGAATGAATATGGTATGATAAAGAGGACTTTACAAAATGAAACATTCCCTCCTGCAAAACCATGGCTTCCTGCTAAAACATTTGATGAGTTATCGTACTCAGAGCAAGCCCTGTTAATTAAGAAGAGATTGAGTGATTATTCTAGAAAAGTATATCATAGAATAAAGCAGTCCAAAACTGTTTCGAGAGAAGCGATAGTTTGTCAACGTGAAAACCCGTTTTATGTTGATACAGTTAGATCTTTTCGGGATCGTCGTTATGAATTTAAAACGTTGGTTAAAGTTTGGAAAGGCAAAACTGCAAAAATAGATAAACATGATACAATTGCAAAAGATGAAGCTAAGAAGATGGTAGTTTTATACGATTCTTTACAATTAGCACATAAAGTCATTTTAAACTCCTTTTATGGTTATGTAATGAGAAAGGGTTCTCGTTGGTACTCAATGGAAATGGCAGGTATTACTTGTCTTACTGGTGCAactattattcaaatggCCAGGTCTTTAGTTGAAAGGTTAGGAAGACCCCTTGAATTAGACACAGATGGTATTTGGTGTATTTTACCGAAATCATTCCCAGAAAACTATTATTTTAAATGTAAGGATGGTAAAAACatctttcttgaatatcCCTGTTCAATGTTAAACTATTTAGTTCATGACAAATTTACTAATCATCAGTACCAAGACTTGGTTGATCCTAACACTTTTAAATACAAGACTAGATctgaaaattcaattttctttgaagTTGATGGTCCATATAAAGCAATGGTCTTACCAACAtcgaaagaagaaggaaagggattgaagaaaagatatGCAGTATTTAATGATGACGGATCGTTAGCTGAATTGAAAGGCTTCgaattgaaaagaagagGTGAATTACAATTGATTAAGAACTTCCAAtctgatattttcaaattgttttTGGATGGGGATAGTTTAGAAAATTGTTATAAGTCTGTGGCTACGGTAGCAAATAATTGGTTGGACGTCTTGGATACCAAAGGAGGTATGTTAGAGGATGAAGACTTGATTGAACTTATTTGTGAAAATAGAAGTATGTCTAAAAGTTTAGCAGAATATGGTAATCAAAAATCTACTTCAATCACAACAGCGAAAAGATTAGGTGAATTTTTAGGCGAAGAAATGATCAAAGATGCTGGTTTAGCatgtaaatatattatcagTTCCAAACCAATCGGAAGCCCTGTCACAGAACGAGCTGTTCCAGTTTCTATTTTTTCCTCCGAGAAGAAAGAGttttttttgaagaagTGGTTGAAAGATCCATCTTTAGAGAATTTTGACCCAAGAAGTGTTATTGattggaattattattatgagCGTTTAGCATCTGTtgttcaaaaaattatttctattccAGCAGCCTTGCAAGATATAAAGAATCCTGTTCCTAGAGTGCCACATCCAGAATGGttacagaagaagattaaCTCCAAAGAAGATAGTAAGCAAcaatcatcaatttcatcctTTTTTGGCCAAGCTACAAAGAAGGAAGTATTACAGAAGCTGattaaatcaattcaagatattgaagattttggAGAGTTAGATGCCTCTATCCCCAAAGGAAGAGTTAGCAAGGTGACTTCAAGGAAGAGGAGGAACGGAAAGGCAAATAATGTTTCTGACtctgaagaagaggaaCGAAACAATGCCATTTTGAATGGAGAATGCCCTTCAATGACAGAAGATTATGCTGgatttttgcaatatcaAAAGGCTAAATGGAAAGTCCAAGAGAAAAacagagaaagaagaaaaaagtTATTTGGCTCAAATGCAGAATCTTCACATAGGTCTTCAGTTGGCGGAAT harbors:
- a CDS encoding DEHA2E21978p (similar to uniprot|P53845 Saccharomyces cerevisiae YNL263C YIF1 Yip1-Interacting Factor shows similarity to NADH dehydrogenases); translated protein: MYTPYGNAANMQQQQQQQQQNLQHPQPQHPSFQQPQQHAQYGNMGQQPQTQQSGPYANFFQDPATSMAAQLAKNSIGSSNQYLQQNFGSIISGTGDLNYYFRVSNSYVFRKILLILFPYRNKNWTRFTAENTGTSGNTTSVAFAPPSQDINAPDLYIPLMSFITYILLWAVFQGLKGDFHPQLFGYLASQTLACSFLDILIFKVGLYLLNCSTQSSLWDLISFSGYKYVTIITLLCWKHLIGGSWMVYYGVVVVFTTSLALFLMRSLKFLVLPSANTAAGSSASNSISSKQRKIRIQFLFVYAVVFQFLIVLFMSR
- a CDS encoding DEHA2E21890p (similar to CA4081|IPF2523 Candida albicans IPF2523 unknown function); its protein translation is MKIPVIDRDSKDGDINYKPPNSFPIGPNFVKYEHNPILTPNPDNEFENSYLYNATAIVIDDRVFLLYRAQNQDKVSSVGIAWSNDGYKFVRWNKPIIKPTESYEKGGCEDPRIVRDPVSKLFIMTYTAYDTKNARLCIATSENLFDWTKYPPIINPDSDWHDIAISSDNKEIIRTGWSKSGAIFVEKHNDGKYYMIWGDSAFHLAESTDLISWKLTSKTYEKNIFAKGVFNWQDKLIEPGAAPIKLQYEHSTKNHYVLFYNSATKGSGDYPKGTYSISQMLVDYDDLSGPLARLDKPFLVPDSDNEVEGQVDQVVFTEGIVQFHGKWFLYFGQGDSELGVATCDA
- a CDS encoding DEHA2E21912p (similar to uniprot|P38089 Saccharomyces cerevisiae YBR125C PTC4 Cytoplasmic type 2C protein phosphatase), yielding MGQLLSHPIEDKTMEHKSYDTITYCIGSMQGYRMSMEDAHNVKVNEDESLAVFGVFDGHGGKTCAEVVSDKLPTMVFRELSSLLKNGNGDLASYMKVLKDSFFRIDRDLTNEDSSNCGTTAIIASIIANEYIIVSNAGDSRCIMSLEGGAPKTLSFDHKPSTMGERVRIENSGGYVVNGRVNEILALSRAFGDFKFKLPYMELSNNQNKYIAANKKYFKHELIHLPPELFSVSVEPDVVVYDLKSLKQPEFVVLACDGIWDCYTNTKLIKIIRDKLSLDWKIHHITEFILNDCVGMANNVTGIGFDNMTIIIVAVHNNNNIDEWYTMMKERVLKEKGLL
- a CDS encoding DEHA2E21934p (weakly similar to uniprot|Q06820 Saccharomyces cerevisiae YPR083W MDM36 Mitochondrial Distribution and Morphology) — translated: MSLTDIDVYEDPILKLAQDPGLNKEKEKTKELINIIHGFPLTERKVSKLCQLSLTILQSLEKIELNLKNWAFLSLDINSENHFNKDSDVDIKNFNNNISLKVLNNCNEFNRKLNIISVDLDYITKSSRTLTPLEYISDSGTLLTSLTLRSIRLKDEISDKITIAYSKAKLITIGTDLETMLEDDEDNSTAVTYKNFVVSLLKQLNNSIEMEDISAKYECLAVINDMEQMFNVYKLDRIQQMTLYEKSKQNDEELLPIDKELVSTVLNKSGHTENDISDYDDDDYDYDYDSDFVSSSMYSSSAPLHNPPLIRSITKSQQMKPSQSPPKQSSNFGRRDSVSSLSTSAFLQKTSLSDELPYLMSAFDSAKNFEEDVSHFKKRDENDIPKKKLKKEHNMKNSQAIEINGEPSREKQFPSRKSKLPNGSLYAESTLLSKPPLSDASSYLYANNSLLSKLGIRPQVITTEMPSKELSNNTTINIKHKIDKGPQLYVEDTEKNGKDKENRKVFNPLTIANLESHSFSDLLAGNADDSVE
- a CDS encoding DEHA2E21956p (highly similar to uniprot|Q00764 Saccharomyces cerevisiae YBR126C TPS1 Probable regulator of glucose influx into the cell & into glycolytic pathway indirectly regulating glucose-induced signalling (activation & inactivation) & initial step(s) of glucose metabolism. Homologue of E. coli otsA protein); translated protein: MIKGKVLVVSNRLPVTIKRSPNGTYDYSMSSGGLVTALQGLKKSTEFQWLGWPGLEIPEDEQSKVNKDLMEKFNCTAIFLSDSIADLHYNGFSNSILWPLFHYHPGEMNFDENAWAAYIEANRKFAITIAQQVDDNDMIWVHDYHLMLLPQMLREEIENKKKNIRIGFFLHTPFPSSEIYRILPVREEILVGVLSCDLIGFHTYDYARHFLSSVSRIVSNVNILPNGIEYQGRSIGIGAFPIGIDVDKFTEGVTKPKVVDRIKQLKQKFTDTKIIVGVDRLDYIKGVPQKLHAFEIFLTENPEWIGKVILVQVAVPSRGDVEEYQSLRATVNELVGRINGRFGTVEFVPIHFMHKSIPFDELISLYHISDVCLVSSTRDGMNLVCYEYIACQQENKGVLILSEFAGAAQSLNGAIVVNPWNTEELSYAIKESLTLPEEKKELNFKKLFDYISKYTSGFWGESFVKELRKCSSQDKITEIR